One region of Primulina tabacum isolate GXHZ01 chromosome 17, ASM2559414v2, whole genome shotgun sequence genomic DNA includes:
- the LOC142531185 gene encoding uncharacterized protein LOC142531185, producing the protein MEDDRKEKNSPWLSVPQFGDWDQKRQLPDYSMDFSKIRETRKQNKRGPSRASLGNEENLISLNTRDLNKPHDDDHLDNHQSNSPTARSNVCSYFKCCVFKA; encoded by the exons ATGGAGGACGACCGCAAGGAG AAGAATTCACCATGGCTCTCTGTGCCACAATTTGGCGACTGGGATCAAAAGAGACAGTTACCTGACTACTCGATGGATTTCTCGAAAATCAGAGAAACGAGGAAACAGAACAAGAGGGGTCCATCAAGAGCCAGTCTTGGAAATGAGGAAAACCTCATTTCTTTAAACACAAGAGATTTGAACAAACCCCACGACGACGATCATCTCGATAATCATCAGAGTAATTCTCCAACA GCAAGGAGTAACGTTTGCAGCTATTTCAAATGTTGTGTCTTCAAGGCCTGA